AGAGCGGCTTTTATCAACTCCCCCCATAGAGTCGTGCTTAACATATTTCGTAACTATGTTAGCTTAAAGGCAAACTGTTAGCTCTGGNNNNNNNNNNNNNNNNNNNNNNNNNNNNNNNNNNNNNNNNNNNNNNNNNNNNNNNNNNNNNNNNNNNNNNNNNNNNNNNNNNNNNNNNNNNNNNNNNNNNNNNNNNNNNNNNNNNNNNNNNNNNNNNNNNNNNNNNNNNNNNNNNNNNNNNNNNNNNNNNNNNNNNNNNNNNNNNNNNNNNNNNNNNNNNNNNNNNNNNNNNNNNNNNNNNNNNNNNNNNNNNNNNNNNNNNNNNNNNNNNNNNNNNNNNNNNNNNNNNNNNNNNNNNNNNNNNNNNNNNNNNNNNNNNNNNNNNNNNNNNNNNNNNNNNNNNNNNNNNNNNNNNNNNNNNNNNNNNNNNNNNNNNNNNNNNNNNNNNNNNNNNNNNNNNNNNNNNNNNNNNNNNNNNNNNNNNNNNNNNNNNNNNNNNNNNNNNNNNNNNNNNNNNNNNNGCAGGGCGGGGCTTCGGGTTAAAGTACGTGTGCTTCACTGGAGCTCGCCGCTTGAAGCCTAAACCATGGTACTGCTTGAAAACGACTCGGTAAGAAGCAcgaaataatcagaaaatgtaactttcatTCCTCATTTCGGTTTAAAACTAAGGGGCTCTGACGAAGGTTTGTTAAAGTGATCTAAAGCTTTAACGCTGGACAAGCTCGTCTCGCTAACTAGCTTGTGGAGGTTGGTTAGAGCTAATGTGGCTGGTTTGTAGTCCTTTGGTTTAACTGTGAAATTAACTAAcgataatgtaaataaatatggtAACTACAGAGCGGCTTTTATCAACTCCCCCCATAGAGTCGTGCTTAACATATTTCGTAACTATGTTAGCTTAAAGGCAAACTGTTAGCTCTGGTGAGAATTAGCATGTAGGCAATTGAAGTacttaataaaagaaaaacgttttgtCTCTTTTATGGTGACAATATATTCATACTTTGTGAAATATACTTATGATTTTCAAAATTAGGAAACAATactggaaaaatattaaatttttaatttttacccaGACTCAATTTGTCCTAatagtaaaattatgaggaatatactacatttttctgttactgGTGTCCTCATGGGTTCTTATAGGTggtaaaaatatgtataatatGGAGTACATAGCCATAACAGCATGGTCAATGTATGTAAATCCCGTTTTATAACTAGTTAAATGCTCCACGTTGTTTATTTTAGTACAGATTACCATATAAAGTTGTTCACtaatgagaaaatgttcattctgATGAAAgtagaaatgtatttatgtggATTATGACTCTCACAAACTCCTTATCTTCTGTGTAGTTTCTCACAGAGCTCACTCGGCTCTTCCAGAAGTGCAGAACATCAGGCAGTGTTGTCATCACGCTAAAGAAGTGTAAGCGTGTTGCTTGAAATTTCCTTCAGATTATCATTTTTCTCCCTCTTTTGATGCTAAAAAACGGTCTCTTCTTCCAGATGACGGTAGAACCAAACCCATGCCCAGAAAGGGCCATTCAGAGTCGTTTGAACCAGCAGATAATAAATGTCTCCTCAGAGCGTCGGATGGCAAGAAGAAAATCAGCACAGTGGTAAGCTAGACGTTTTTGTCATTAATCACTCGTTTGCCTCAGATGATCAAACtgatttccatttttctttcaggTTAGTACCAAAGaagtaatcaagtttcaaatgGTAGGTGCTGCTTTTTTGCAGTAATttttaactcattaaaaaaattcattaTTGATGTTTGTGTCGTTAAACCTTTTCCAGGCATACTCCAACCTCCTTAGAGCTCACATGGATGGTCTGAAGAAGAAAGATAAGAAGAGCAAAAGCAAGAAGACTAAAGCTACTCAATGATCACGGGACTTATTCAAGAACTGTACTGTTCCAGTCTGAGGGGATGGGAGGGGGCGCTGTCTGCCTCTGCACACGCCACTCTCCCATCACATTCACTGTACATCCACCCGGTGACTGTAGATATGATACCATTGTCCTGCATGGTGATGTCTCATCCTAGGCTGCCTGGTGCCATCAGTCGTAAGGAACGAGACACAaggaccttttttgttttttgtctgcagaATGAAGAGAGCCAATCTTTTTGCTGCCAATGGAGCTACTTTTTTGTCTTGATTcagaaggacattttttttttcttgctctcaAAATCCAGAACTAAATCAgatcaattttgtttttatggttaaAAGGTTTATAACACAACTATATTTTCCCCTGTTTTATTTCCAGTTTCAGGCGAAGCCTTTTGCTGTCTAAACCAACAGTTTacgttaattttttttggtgaaatacTAGAAGTACTATAAGTGTGTTATGAATGAGGACTATAGAGACGTGTGCATGGGCTATAACTGTACTTCTATTTTTGATTATCATAGTTACAAAGCAGGTCTAAGCACAGACAGTGTTCATACGATTTCTTCAGAGTCCCTTCGTAGAAGAGGGCTGtaacaaatttaatttctgaaataaagttctgttaaaaaaaaaaggaaaaaagcaactattttttttccattctgaaagacaaaaactgaacagCTTATAAAACAAGACGTCACATATTTACAGATACACGTTTGTTGGGTTAGAAACAGTCCTGTCCTCTCATAGCGCCGTGTTCCTCTTGTCGAGTCTGTCCTTCGGGGACGTGGCGAGCTGCCGCTGTCGGGCGCTCTCCTCCTGGTATCCTTGCTTCATCAAGGCAGTCACAAACTGGAACATTGTCTGGATCAGAAAACAGCGTCACATGTTCCTTCTGAAATAAacctccaatgaaaagtctgccaatattttgaatgaaaatcaacttttttccaCATCTTCCAAGTAAACGTGTGGGTTTTCTTCCCTTTCTATCGGACAAAGGgcgttattttagttttgaaaccaaACTGCGTGGGAGGATTAAAgtagatttgttttttgattaCATAAACGGAACACACAATCCCACCGCATCAGCGTTTTGTTTCACCACGTTTGGATTTAATTGATGCACATGTCCTGACAGGCTTATGGATTGTtgcatttttggtttttgtttaaacttgcATTGAATTTGTGTTATTCTCTCTAagatttctagttttttttttaacttatagtCCTTTTAGTGTTCTCCATTTTGTTCCTAAGTGGGgttatagtctttttttttttttactatttaggATCAAAAAATCCTATCAGCTTGAAAATTCTTGTCCCAtcaatttagaaataattacTGGGGGAGGATGTCttgaaagatgaaaaatattACATGAATTCATGTAAACAAAATGAGTTCTTATTTTTAAGTGCACTAATGTACTAATAAAttgaaaaatctctttttcaattCAGAGCATGGAAAAAAAGGTCTTAATTTTTCCAAATAGAACTCTCAAACTTACATGTTGTTgcataaaaacctaaaaaaaaaccaaccAAAAACTAGATTTTGTGACATAACGTGACAGTTCTGCTCTACTTCCTTCAAATTAGAGATGACATTTTCACAGTTATCAAGCTCCTTTCACTCCCTACTATTTTGACACTGCACATTACGGCGACATGCACAAGTTTGATGCAACAGCGAGCCGCGTATCACCGCTGACAGTGACGGCTGCACACGTGGGATTTAGCTGAAATGCAGGCGGAACGTAGTCGTGCAGAGGTGTGAGGGCTCTCATCCAGGAAATGTAAGACAATCTAAAGCAAAAACGTCTATTTCTGTAGAGGGAATGCTGAAGGAGAAACGAATCATTCTAAAAGAATGTTTCTGTGCGTACTTCAGGATTTTTGAAGTAGATCTTACAGATAAACATTGATATCCACACTTTATTTGTTGGgtaagtgacatttttaaattgaaaataatttctgattcaaaaattgaaaaatattaatgGATTATGCCAAGAAAGTAACTTTAAAATGGGACGGTATTTGAAAATGATATCAGCAAATAAGGAGATTAAGACAAACCTTTACAATTtacattattgttttaaaaaatatgaatatttataCAGTATAATTGCTTAATTGAAGAATAAAAGTATGAATTTAAGACCGTTGGTCTTTTTTTACAGGTACATATTACATAATATTGGtacaaaatgttggtttttagagaaattaatatatttatccCTTTTTAGAGCTGTTGGCTTATCTGTCATTAATGGTATGACCACATTAGTTTGAGacacatattgaaaaaaaaaaaaaaaaaaggtacaaagTAGGGCtcccacgattagtcgactattcgaCGACCGATCGACTATCAAAATACTCAACGACTAATTTCATAGTCGATTAGTTTAAAttcatattatatggagtcagagtgtagtaaagttaaaagttataatgacattttgCAAgctttttagtctattttggcatttattaaggttttttaggctattttggagtttagctaatattccagctacatgctagctgttttggcgaattaagtctttttttaaggcttttttacATCGACTTTatttgattagttgactaattgttaaaaaaaataaaaataaataatcagtgattagaagactaataaaataatcatttatggCAGCACTAGTAcaaagtaattttaaaagagTAATACAAAAAAACGAGTGAATTAATAGAAACGTGTTCACCTTCCATGCCTTCTCCAGCTCAGTCGTCCACTGCTCCTTCAGGATGGGCTGCACAGCACAGATGAACTCTGCTCCCACATACTGGAGAGAGAAACACGTTCATATGCTTTTGGAAGGATAAATATTGAAGTCAAACTGATGAGAGGAACTCTCGCCAGAAGATGAGCTCCTTACATTGTAATACTTGGGCGGTGCGTTGTAGTGATAATGGCTTTTGCCCAGCTCCACAGCCAGAGCCTCCAGCCTCTCTGGCTGATCCAGCCGGGCCACACTTTTCTCAATAAAAGACATCACCCTGAAAGATTGGAAACATGCTCAGCATCAGATTCACAACGTGAGTGGTCCAGCAGGAAGCAGCAGGACGGGGACACATTCAGAACCATCTGACATCAGGAAAGAAGCATAAGCAAAAGCTGGACTCAAGTTAAAGTTTTGGCACTTTGTGGAGAAGATTGTGAAATGTTGTCAATGTGTGGCTTTTaatttcttgatattttttacttttttgtatttagtatttttgtttctcatgATTTGAGATAAACACTCTGTTGGTCCCTGAAGGCCTCAGAAGATCTCCACTGCACTTTTCAAtcataaagtttgttttcagaggaaaaattagaaacaaaatgaGTTTCAAGAACTATTAACAcagcaaaaaaatcaacatgtaGTTAGATTTAAAGTGATTTTAGAGTTTTCTATCTCAACAACCCTCTGTGTTAAACATAGAACAGTTCTAAACAGGTAAATGTTAGCTTTAATATGCTGcttaaatcaataaatgcaAGAGGAAGTTAGCTTGACGTTCAGTATTAAATGTTTAGGTACAAATAGTATCAGAATTACGTTTACTGACTAACTTTATATTCAAGAAAATTGTGTAAACAATCCtaatttttgtgttgtggtgATCAGAAAAGTCTAATCTGACTGAAAACGGAGGGAGATGAGCTTATAAAACTAAAGAATTtgcaaatgaacaaacaaatttTAACTACCTACTCAACCAAATggttgaaaacatattttaaaaactcacacAAGACaataagaaatagaaaaaaaatatgtgtttttagtgattttttttgtcttgattggGTTGCTGACTAACTCATATTGGTGATGAACTTTCGTAAATTtatgtgtacatatatatatatatatatatatatatatatatatatatatatatatatatatatatatatatatatNNNNNNNNNNNNNNNNNNNNNNNNNNNNNNNNNNNNNNNNNNNNNNNNNNNNNNNNNNNNNNNNNNNNNNNNNNNNNNNNNNNNNNNNNNNNNNNNNNNNNNNNNNNNNNNNNNNNNNNNNNNNNNNNNNNNNNNNNNNNNNNNNNNNNNNNNNNNNNNNNNNNNNNNNNNNNNNNNNNNNNNNNNNNNNNNNNNNNNNNNNNNNNNNNNNNNNNNNNNNNNNNNNNNNNNNNNNNNNNNNNNNNNNNNNNNNNNNNNNNNNNNNNNNNNNNNNNNNNNNNNNNNNNNNNNNNNNNNNNNNNNNNNNNNNNNNNNNNNNNNNNNNNNNNNNNNNNNNNNNNNNNNNNNNNNNNNNNNNNNNNNNNNNNNNNNNNNNNNNNNNNNNNNNNNNNNNNNNNNNNNNNNNNNNNNNNNNNNNNNNNNNNNNNNNNNNNNNNNNNNNNNNNNNNNNNNNNNNNNNNNNNNNNNNNNNNNNNNNNNNNNNNNNNNNNNNNNNNNNNNNNNNNNNNNNNNNNNNNNNNNNNNNNNNNNNNNNNNNNNNNNNNNNNNNNNNNNNNNNNNNNNNNNNNNNNNNNNNNNNNNNNNNNNNNNNNNNNNNNNNNNNNNNNNNNNNNNNNNNNNNNNNNNNNNNNNNNNNNNNNNNNNNNNNNNNNNNNNNNNNNNNNNNNNNNNNNNNNNNNNNNNNNNNNNNNNNNNNNNNNNNNNNNNNNNNNNNNNNNNNNNNNNNNNNNNNNNNNNNNNNNNNNNNNNNNNNNNNNNNNNNNNNNNNNNNNNNNNNNNNNNNNNNNNNNNNNNNNNNNNNNNNNNNNNNNNNNNNNNNNNNNNNNNNNNNNNNNNNNNNNNNNNNNNNNNNNNNNNNNNNNNNNNNNNNNNNNNNNNNNNNNNNNNNNNNNNNNNNNNNNNNNNNNNNNNNNNNNNNNNNNNNNNNNNNNNNNNNNNNNNNNNNNNNNNNNNNNNNNNNNNNNNNNNNNNNNNNNNNNNNNNNNNNNNNNNNNNNNNNNNNNNNNNNNNNNNNNNNNNNNNNNNNNNNNNNNNNNNNNNNNNNNNNNNNNNNNNNNNNNNNNNNNNNNNNNNNNNNNNNNNNNNNNNNNNNNNNNNNNNNNNNNNNNNNNNNNNNNNNNNNNNNNNNNNNNNNNNNNNNNNNNNNNNNNNNNNNNNNNNNNNNNNNNNCGGTTGATTATAGACGGcatgtttcatgttttgtgtGCAGCACAAATGAAGCCGCTTAGAATTTGAAGCCGTataagatgacaaaaaaagtcaaaattagttatatttcagttgtagaaaaaaaaaatagggataGATTGGGacagaaaaaagccaaacaaaaacagtcactTCACTGACAGCACTTGTTCTCTTGTGGACATAAAACACGCACAAAAACACCCCACATAGACGGCCGATGTCACACCCTGAAAAGCTCAAGTGGAATTTTAATTGGCTGCCTTTTATTCAACCGTTGTGTTCATCTCCTGTCTTGTTTTGATTGCATCAGAGAAGAATGCCACCAGgacaaaatgttaaatcagTGAAAAAATCTGCTATTTTGTTGTGATACTGTATAGTGAGGACATGCATGATCCAGGGCCTCGTTTGGCTCTGATCCTCAACTATGAGCAGTTTGTCACGCTAAGGTCAATTCCTCCAACTGTTACCCGGACTCCTCCAGCAGTTTCTATCGCCgttcattcatttcttttattcCCTGCCAGCTACCGAGAGCTAAATTTGCTTTACCGGACGCTGgttattatcataattcataGAAATGAGCTCTCTTGGCAGCTAATGCCGTTAATTCTCCAGTGTCACGGCAGAGCAGAAGCTCTGGATTATCATGTAATGATGTGGAGATGTAATCTGAAGTGATGAAAGGGGCAGGAGGCCGTTGTGCTCCCAGCGCTCCATAAAAAGCTGCAGGTCTCCGGTGGGGTGTTGGGAGAGCCGGGGTCAAGCGTGTTGTCCTCCTCAGGGGGCGTCTGTCAGACTCTCTGGAGGCTTTTATTCCAGGTCAGAAGGTCAACGGGAGTTTGATTGATGGATTTGACTgaggaatgtttttaatttaacacaactcatgaaaacattactttttgtgtccagacttttttttctttaaaactaataacttacattttcagctgcagttcatttcaagacatttttttaagtttaggacaatcaaaatttaaaaaattaatttttacctGACGAACATAATAATTCCAACTTTGGCAATGTCGTCTCGAATAACTTTCCAGGAGTCCTTGATCATCTGGATCTGCTCCTCGTTGGGATGCTCCACGGCGGCGTCCTCTCTGCTCCTGTCTGCCAACTCGGATTTTGCTGCGAGACCTGATATTGCACAGCCCATTCTTGATGTGACACACGCAAAAAAGGCAAATGTAGTCAAATCAGTTCAggaataataattataattttaaaaaactgtttaggGGAGAAGATTTCGCTGCTGGTGTCTCCTGATGTAAGTGCGCATCTTTAACTCCACTCTTTCCGTGTAAAGCGCTAATGattatcaagctagcaaacaaagacaaaacacatttccggttagattttcaaaatttatATTCATCCTTGCATTCACGGGACGTAGCAGTGAAAGCAAACTgctatttgcttttattttgaaggagaagaCTGATAACTTCCGGTCTTGGAGGGTGATTTCCGGAAGCTTGTCAAAGAGCAGGTTTCCAGTCCATCACCTGAGGCAAAGAAGGTTGTCATGTCAAATAAAACAGGCTGACAAAATGAGCGACAACCTTACACTCGAGTCACCGATGGACCGGGATCTCTGGGCGTTTTAGTGGGAGGAGTTTCCAAAAATCCCGACATTTTCAATGTCTATTTAtacagatttttgctttttattccaATCAGCCTTAAGGAAATAATGGAAATAGTTATACATATATACCTAAATATagctttaattaaaatcttAATTCTGAAATTAAGGGTaacttttacataaaaacttCAATATTCCAGcagtgactttaaaaaaattgtagatattgaagcaaatattttattttgaagggggaAAATCatattcaaaaactgtaaactttATTGGCAATGAACCAAGGTCACAGACCTTCATCAAAATATTACAgagagattattttttatgcatatttaaGACGCAATTTACAAAATTATGGATTTAAGTCCAGCTAacctttttagctaaaatgacCTTCACTTTGGGGCATTATAAATATGacatttcttttaactttttgcaGGAAATAGATAATCTCCTTTCTTGTACTTTGGAAatatatctaaaataaaatcttagttTTATTCTCAGACACCTGTTACGTTCACAAAATCTTTTATTGTTCAAAATCAAATGTAACCATTTCCCTATTATTGAAAATATGAGAAACTGCATATATACAGTATGAatcaatgtaaaacaaaaaacgatATTTCTCAGTCCTTTATCGGGACTTCTCCCACAACATGAAACCATTTCATAAATAGTGTCAAAATatacaactgaaaaaataaagttaaagtgaaGTATACAGTTTTACAATGCAAATTATTGCCATCATGAAGACACACGTCTTTGGTTTATGAACAGAAAATCTACAAACAACAGAACTCATTGCTATTAAACTATACAGGTGAGAATTGATTTAAAGAGACCTAAAATGAAGGATGTTATGATGCATTAACAGAATAGCTTCATTTGATACAGTGGACTTTGTGCATCAAAGTTTTATCGTGCTTACAACCCCCCCTgtgtaaaaataacacaattcacctttttaaggacaaaatattttctcaatttAATCCAAATGATAACATCCCTTCTATTCAACATCGTCcccatagaaaaatgtgcacaaaaatttactaaaagggagaaaatgctcaattaaataaaatgatatttgaCCAATGTGTGAAGTTTATGATACTAAAAACAAACGTGGTCATCAGCCGGTGCT
The genomic region above belongs to Oryzias melastigma strain HK-1 linkage group LG22, ASM292280v2, whole genome shotgun sequence and contains:
- the srp14 gene encoding signal recognition particle 14 kDa protein isoform X1, which translates into the protein MVLLENDSFLTELTRLFQKCRTSGSVVITLKKYDGRTKPMPRKGHSESFEPADNKCLLRASDGKKKISTVVSTKEVIKFQMAYSNLLRAHMDGLKKKDKKSKSKKTKATQ
- the xgb gene encoding x globin (The sequence of the model RefSeq protein was modified relative to this genomic sequence to represent the inferred CDS: added 108 bases not found in genome assembly); the encoded protein is MGCAISGLAAKSELADRSREDAAVEHPNEEQIQMIKDSWKVIRDDIAKVGIIMFVRLFETHPECKDVFFLFRDVEDLERLRTNRELRAHGLRVMSFIEKSVARLDQPERLEALAVELGKSHYHYNAPPKYYNYVGAEFICAVQPILKEQWTTELEKAWKTMFQFVTALMKQGYQEESARQRQLATSPKDRLDKRNTAL
- the srp14 gene encoding signal recognition particle 14 kDa protein isoform X2 — translated: MVLLENDSFLTELTRLFQKCRTSGSVVITLKKYDGRTKPMPRKGHSESFEPADNKCLLRASDGKKKISTVVSTKEVIKFQMAYSNLLRAHMDGLKKKDKKSKSKKTKATQ